A single region of the Alteriqipengyuania flavescens genome encodes:
- a CDS encoding nuclear transport factor 2 family protein has product MKSAPAFALALAAPIALAGCAINSGDVYNAGPVAAPAADPADVAAIDAALDDVYAVISGPAGQERDFERMRTLFMPDARLSAITPRGLNGMTVDGYIEQSGPFLVSSGFTERQLARRIEIYGDLAHAWSSYEGAFTRPDGSPGSVRGINSFQLMRQDDGRWLVQSIFWQAESPDNPLPADMAGN; this is encoded by the coding sequence ATGAAGTCCGCGCCCGCCTTCGCTCTCGCTCTCGCGGCCCCGATCGCGCTCGCCGGCTGCGCCATCAATTCGGGCGACGTGTACAACGCAGGCCCGGTTGCCGCGCCAGCGGCCGACCCTGCCGACGTCGCGGCGATCGATGCCGCGCTGGACGATGTCTACGCGGTCATTTCCGGTCCCGCCGGTCAGGAACGCGATTTCGAGCGGATGCGCACGCTCTTTATGCCGGACGCGCGGTTGAGCGCGATTACCCCGCGCGGGCTCAACGGCATGACCGTGGACGGCTATATCGAGCAATCCGGGCCGTTCCTCGTCTCGAGCGGCTTTACCGAACGCCAGCTTGCCCGCCGGATCGAGATCTACGGCGACCTTGCCCATGCCTGGTCGAGCTACGAAGGGGCCTTTACCCGGCCCGACGGGAGCCCCGGCAGCGTGCGCGGCATCAACAGCTTCCAGCTGATGCGGCAGGATGACGGGCGCTGGCTGGTCCAGTCGATCTTCTGGCAGGCCGAAAGCCCGGACAACCCCTTGCCCGCGGACATGGCGGGCAACTGA
- a CDS encoding CoA transferase subunit A, with the protein MQKLYPDAAAALEGLLTDDMLIASGGFGLCGIPERLLVAIRESGVKNLTFASNNAGIDNEGIGMLLRTQQVKKMISSYVGENKEFERQFLSGELEVEFCPQGTLAERMRAGGAGIPAFYTKTGVGTQVAEGKEVAQFPNREGVMEDYIMERGIFADLAIVKAWKADETGNLVFRKTARNFNLPAATCGKVCVVEVEKVVKAGELDPDCIHLPGVYVQRMIVGAPYDKKIEFTTTRQREAA; encoded by the coding sequence ATGCAGAAGCTTTACCCCGATGCCGCCGCCGCCCTCGAAGGGCTGCTGACCGACGACATGCTGATCGCCAGCGGCGGCTTTGGCCTGTGCGGAATCCCCGAGCGGCTGCTGGTCGCGATCCGGGAAAGCGGGGTCAAGAACCTTACCTTCGCCAGCAACAACGCGGGGATCGACAACGAAGGCATCGGCATGCTGCTGCGCACGCAGCAGGTGAAGAAGATGATCTCCTCCTACGTTGGCGAGAACAAGGAATTCGAGCGGCAATTCCTTTCCGGCGAGCTGGAAGTGGAATTCTGTCCCCAGGGCACGCTGGCCGAACGCATGCGCGCGGGCGGTGCGGGCATCCCGGCCTTCTACACCAAGACCGGCGTCGGCACGCAGGTGGCCGAAGGCAAGGAGGTGGCGCAGTTCCCCAATCGCGAGGGCGTGATGGAGGACTATATCATGGAGCGCGGCATCTTCGCCGACCTCGCCATCGTGAAGGCGTGGAAGGCGGACGAGACCGGCAACCTCGTTTTCCGCAAGACCGCGCGCAATTTCAACCTGCCCGCCGCGACCTGCGGCAAGGTCTGCGTCGTCGAGGTGGAGAAAGTGGTCAAGGCGGGCGAGCTCGACCCCGACTGCATCCACTTGCCCGGCGTCTACGTCCAGCGGATGATCGTGGGTGCGCCCTACGACAAGAAGATCGAGTTCACGACTACCCGCCAGCGGGAAGCGGCATGA
- a CDS encoding mechanosensitive ion channel family protein: protein MFERYNPANWTIAWDEVAMAALALLVAVTIAYVFYRVVFAVILKLTSMSETTVDEMVVKQIRRPIKWALIAIAVTLVAQTNPALSAVWEPLGQFLRPALLGWIAYTLVKAFTAALEFRLETSHDPVAVRSRRTRLAIFSRTATFAIVFITVGLMLLTIPGVRSIGTTLLASAGLAALAIGAAAQPALKSLIAGLQMAITEPLRIGDLVVIDGHTGRVEEIRMSFVIVRTWDERAVVVPTNQFLDQSFENWSRKSEKLTGPVMLHLDPIAEIAPIREEFQRYVQAHPLWDQRTVQMVMTEAHPESIELRLGLSSNTIGDLFQLRCDVREHMIGWLKANQPEALIRHRLEVESANQRAAGA, encoded by the coding sequence ATGTTCGAACGCTACAATCCCGCCAACTGGACCATCGCGTGGGACGAGGTGGCCATGGCCGCGCTCGCCCTGCTAGTCGCGGTGACGATCGCCTATGTCTTCTACCGCGTCGTCTTCGCGGTAATCTTGAAGCTGACCTCCATGTCGGAAACGACGGTGGACGAGATGGTGGTCAAACAGATCCGCCGCCCGATAAAGTGGGCGCTGATCGCGATTGCCGTCACGCTGGTGGCCCAGACAAACCCCGCGCTGTCCGCCGTGTGGGAGCCGCTCGGCCAGTTCCTGCGCCCGGCGCTGCTCGGCTGGATCGCCTACACGCTGGTCAAGGCCTTCACCGCCGCGCTCGAATTCCGGCTGGAGACGAGCCACGATCCCGTCGCGGTGCGCAGCCGCCGGACGCGCCTCGCCATCTTCAGCCGCACGGCGACCTTTGCCATCGTGTTCATCACCGTAGGCCTGATGCTGCTGACGATCCCCGGCGTCCGCTCCATCGGCACGACGCTGCTCGCGTCCGCCGGCCTCGCCGCGCTGGCCATCGGCGCAGCTGCGCAGCCGGCACTGAAGTCGCTCATCGCGGGCCTGCAGATGGCGATCACCGAACCGCTGCGCATCGGCGACCTCGTGGTGATCGACGGCCACACAGGCCGGGTCGAGGAAATCCGCATGAGCTTCGTCATCGTGCGCACGTGGGACGAGCGCGCCGTGGTGGTGCCGACCAACCAGTTCCTCGACCAGAGCTTCGAGAACTGGTCGCGCAAGTCGGAAAAGCTGACCGGACCCGTCATGCTGCACCTCGACCCCATCGCCGAGATCGCGCCGATCCGCGAGGAGTTCCAGCGCTACGTCCAGGCGCATCCGCTGTGGGACCAGCGCACGGTGCAAATGGTGATGACCGAGGCGCATCCCGAAAGTATCGAGCTGCGGCTGGGCCTCAGTTCCAACACCATCGGCGACCTGTTCCAGCTTCGCTGCGACGTGCGCGAACACATGATCGGCTGGCTGAAGGCGAACCAGCCGGAGGCGCTGATCCGCCACCGGCTGGAAGTGGAATCGGCCAACCAGCGCGCGGCCGGCGCCTGA
- a CDS encoding CDC48 family AAA ATPase, whose amino-acid sequence MADDADTATRTNTVRLQVAAARQAESGQGIARMPRSAFQELGITEGDVVQIEGKRTTAAIAVAAHPEDEALAVVRLDGLQRGNAETGSGEHVEISRAESRPATRVVFAPARREMRIQGPPQALKRNFFKKPIVTGDLVATQGQQPVADMPPEIRRMFNAPAFALTQIRLQVVSTSPKGIVHIDEDTEVEMRAEFEEPRDARAIINYDDVGGMEGTIQQLREMVELPLRYPELFTRLGVDPPRGVLLHGPPGTGKTRLAQAVANESDAEFFVINGPEIMGSGYGESEKRLREVFEEATRSAPAIIFIDEIDSIAPKRDRVPGEAEKRLVAQLLTLMDGLEARANVVVIAATNRPDAIDEALRRPGRFDREIIIGVPDEGARLEILQIHTRGMPLGDKVNLKELAKATYGFVGADIAALGREAAIDAVRRIMPKLDLDERTIPPEVLEELSVTREDFMSALKRVQPSAMREVMVQVPDIGWADIGGLDDAQEKLREGVELPLRNPDAFRRLGIRPATGFLLYGPPGTGKTLLAKAVAKEAEANFISVKSSDLLSKWYGESEQQISRLFARARQVAPCVLFIDEIDSLVPARGTSGNEPQVTARVVNTILAEMDGMEEMQSIVVIGATNRPTLVDPALLRPGRFDELVYVGTPDRKGRVHILKIHTRNMPLADDVDLDKVAKETARFTGADLEDVVRRAGLNAIGRSGEAADTVTMADFDGALEDSRATVTSKMEEEYRKMRGELKKRAAEIMPIGFLSDGMLTPTRDRKHGGDAADEEAAPEEG is encoded by the coding sequence ATGGCCGACGACGCCGATACCGCAACACGAACCAACACCGTACGCCTGCAGGTTGCCGCCGCGCGGCAGGCCGAAAGCGGGCAGGGCATTGCCCGTATGCCGCGCTCCGCCTTCCAGGAGCTGGGCATCACCGAAGGCGACGTGGTCCAGATTGAAGGCAAGCGCACGACGGCGGCCATCGCCGTCGCCGCCCATCCGGAGGACGAGGCCCTTGCCGTGGTCCGCCTCGACGGGTTGCAGCGCGGCAATGCGGAAACCGGTAGCGGTGAGCACGTGGAGATTTCCCGCGCCGAATCGCGCCCGGCCACACGCGTCGTCTTCGCCCCTGCGCGCCGCGAAATGCGCATCCAGGGCCCGCCGCAGGCGCTCAAGCGCAATTTCTTCAAGAAGCCGATCGTTACCGGCGACCTCGTCGCGACGCAGGGCCAGCAGCCGGTCGCCGACATGCCGCCGGAAATCCGCCGCATGTTCAACGCGCCCGCCTTTGCGCTGACGCAGATCCGCCTGCAGGTCGTCTCCACCAGCCCCAAGGGTATCGTCCATATCGACGAGGACACCGAGGTTGAGATGCGCGCCGAGTTCGAGGAACCCCGCGATGCCCGCGCGATCATCAACTACGACGATGTCGGCGGCATGGAAGGCACGATCCAGCAGCTGCGCGAGATGGTCGAATTGCCGCTGCGCTATCCGGAGCTATTCACCCGCCTCGGCGTTGATCCGCCGCGCGGGGTGCTGCTGCATGGCCCGCCCGGAACCGGCAAGACCCGGCTCGCCCAGGCGGTCGCCAACGAAAGCGATGCCGAATTCTTCGTCATCAACGGCCCGGAAATCATGGGCTCCGGCTATGGCGAAAGCGAGAAGCGGCTGCGGGAGGTGTTCGAGGAAGCGACCCGTTCAGCGCCCGCGATCATCTTCATCGACGAAATCGATTCCATCGCCCCCAAGCGCGACCGTGTGCCGGGCGAGGCGGAGAAACGCCTCGTCGCCCAGCTGCTGACGCTGATGGACGGGCTGGAAGCGCGCGCCAACGTGGTCGTCATCGCCGCCACTAACCGGCCCGATGCCATCGACGAGGCGCTGCGCCGCCCCGGCCGCTTCGACCGCGAAATCATCATCGGCGTCCCGGACGAAGGCGCGCGGCTCGAAATCCTGCAAATCCATACCCGCGGCATGCCGCTGGGCGACAAGGTGAACCTGAAGGAACTGGCCAAGGCGACCTACGGTTTCGTCGGCGCGGACATCGCCGCGCTGGGCCGCGAGGCGGCGATCGATGCGGTGCGGCGGATCATGCCGAAGCTCGACCTCGACGAGCGGACTATCCCGCCCGAAGTGCTGGAAGAACTCAGCGTCACGCGCGAGGATTTCATGAGCGCGCTCAAGCGGGTGCAACCCTCCGCCATGCGCGAGGTGATGGTGCAGGTGCCCGACATCGGCTGGGCCGACATCGGCGGGCTCGACGATGCGCAGGAGAAGCTGCGCGAAGGCGTGGAGCTGCCGCTGCGCAACCCCGATGCCTTCCGCCGGCTGGGCATCCGCCCGGCCACCGGCTTCCTGCTCTACGGCCCCCCGGGCACCGGCAAGACCCTGCTCGCCAAGGCGGTTGCCAAGGAAGCGGAGGCCAATTTCATCTCGGTGAAATCGAGCGACCTCCTCTCCAAGTGGTACGGCGAGAGCGAGCAGCAGATCAGCCGCCTGTTCGCCCGCGCACGGCAAGTTGCGCCCTGTGTTCTCTTCATCGACGAGATCGACAGCCTGGTGCCCGCGCGCGGGACCAGCGGCAACGAGCCGCAGGTCACCGCCCGCGTGGTCAACACCATCCTCGCCGAAATGGACGGGATGGAAGAGATGCAGTCCATCGTCGTGATCGGCGCGACCAACCGGCCGACGCTGGTCGATCCCGCGCTGCTGCGCCCGGGCCGCTTCGACGAGCTGGTCTATGTCGGCACGCCGGACCGGAAGGGCCGCGTCCACATCCTCAAGATCCACACGCGCAACATGCCGCTGGCGGACGATGTCGATCTGGACAAGGTGGCGAAGGAAACGGCGCGCTTCACCGGGGCGGACCTGGAAGACGTGGTGCGCCGCGCCGGCCTCAACGCCATCGGCCGCAGCGGCGAGGCGGCGGACACGGTCACCATGGCGGACTTTGACGGGGCGCTGGAGGACAGCCGCGCCACCGTGACGTCGAAGATGGAGGAAGAATATCGCAAGATGCGCGGCGAGCTGAAGAAGCGCGCGGCGGAAATCATGCCGATCGGCTTCCTGTCCGACGGAATGCTCACCCCCACGCGCGACCGCAAGCACGGCGGCGATGCGGCGGACGAGGAGGCTGCGCCCGAAGAGGGCTAG
- a CDS encoding HAD family hydrolase — protein MTTRRFLAVRMAALLLVPALGGCVALAGPLVGGAIAATAAPSNGRVTVEEPAPVPTEAVQAEAPYEVVAGATALPAPLAAPPAPAPAAGALADLTAFAGEQLDRDPVLLPRLSAILREPSELDGFRTFCGVMPPAMIVDIDSATGKAVAPSTLYGAEFSAALAKLREGGMAIAWLSDAPQAEAQDVRARLLADGLAEAAEDRLLLDGGQRKQLRRLALSETHCVVAILGTELGDFDELFDYLKDPAAAWQLEEMMGEGWFLLGDRPTGRAALATREMETD, from the coding sequence GTGACGACGAGGCGTTTCCTGGCTGTGCGGATGGCGGCGCTGCTGCTGGTTCCGGCGCTGGGCGGCTGCGTGGCGCTGGCCGGGCCGCTGGTCGGCGGCGCGATCGCGGCCACCGCCGCTCCCTCGAACGGTCGGGTGACGGTGGAGGAGCCCGCGCCGGTGCCCACGGAGGCGGTGCAAGCAGAAGCGCCTTATGAAGTCGTGGCCGGTGCCACCGCCCTGCCCGCACCCCTCGCTGCGCCCCCTGCACCCGCGCCGGCGGCCGGGGCACTGGCGGACCTTACCGCGTTCGCTGGCGAGCAACTGGACCGCGACCCGGTACTGCTGCCGCGCCTTTCGGCGATCCTGCGCGAACCGTCCGAACTCGACGGCTTCCGCACCTTCTGCGGCGTGATGCCGCCGGCGATGATCGTCGATATCGACAGTGCAACCGGGAAAGCCGTCGCGCCCTCGACCCTCTACGGCGCGGAATTCTCGGCGGCGCTGGCCAAGCTGCGCGAAGGCGGCATGGCCATCGCCTGGCTGTCCGACGCGCCGCAAGCCGAAGCGCAGGATGTGCGCGCGAGGTTGCTGGCGGACGGACTGGCAGAGGCTGCGGAGGACCGGTTGCTGCTCGACGGCGGACAGCGCAAGCAGCTGCGCCGCCTCGCGCTGTCGGAAACGCATTGCGTCGTTGCGATCCTCGGCACGGAGCTGGGCGATTTCGACGAGTTGTTCGATTATCTCAAGGATCCGGCCGCCGCGTGGCAGCTGGAAGAAATGATGGGCGAAGGCTGGTTCCTGCTCGGCGACAGGCCGACCGGACGAGCCGCGCTTGCAACCAGGGAAATGGAGACCGATTGA